The Hevea brasiliensis isolate MT/VB/25A 57/8 chromosome 1, ASM3005281v1, whole genome shotgun sequence DNA segment tactactataaaaaataaatttaatatttgcaaaaattttaaataaaaattaaattataattaacacaatatgcatgatatatatatatatatatatatatatatatatatatatatatatatatatatatatatatatatattaaaaaatagtaattttatttaaaatttttattttatttatctttttctaattatattagttgaataattttatctttaaatatataattctataaatttaaaatgtaaaataaaatgaaagagaatatatttaattaatataaatataattttaatttatttcgaACATATATATAcctcatatatataaattaaaatttaagaattatatattgtgaaaaagaaattaataatttattttatagataTTGTATATGATTaatatgaacaaaaattattttaatttcatatttcacaagttttttaatttttgacattttttaatatatacaaatacgAATAAACATGTGTTATGAtatcaaataaatattatataaaaaatgttTGATATAAacaatacattaaaaataaaatatgagtgCTTCATAATTCTTAACACTGGAATATAgacttctaaatttttttttccttaaatgaATTATGTGTTTATAACTAACATTGAACATAATTGAAAAAAAgtattaattttattgaaaaatttcattttaacttatatttttctaattataaatttaattattattattagataatacttaaattaatcattttatttaaatgagtttgaaatttcattttaatttatttttaattataaattcaattttattatgcttgttattataattaagaactgaaaatttgatattttaagtgcccttttaaaatattaaattcataTGCTATCTTTAACTTTATTTTCATAtgactattaaaaataatttatcaggtttgttagtaaattatatttttattttagagacattaaatttttaataataattttttacttgATGCATTTATATTATTTCATAGTATCAGGTTATATTTTTAGTCCAGAATTACAATTCTATCTTTTATTAATCTTTGTTTACAGAATTTTccctatatttattttaattcaatctatTATTTTGATTCAAACTAAATACTAATAAATCAATATATATTGGtacataaattaatataataactaTTTTTTTCTAATATATAAAGAAAGTAAATAATTGAATCGATTGAATTTACTTAATTTAgataaaataaaaactaaaaataaaatatttaaattgtttgcATTATGTGTGGGTAGATGACGagttaatcataattttataGGAATTGCAGTATAGCTGTGTGCTACGAACTTGCCCACACAATTCTTTCATCTTTCCCTCATGCAACTTATCAACTTATAGGAGAAACAAGCCTCAACTACTCACATCATAATTCTTTCATCTTCCCCTCATGCAACTTATCAATTTATAGGAGAAACAAGCCTCAACTACTCACATCATAATTCTTTCATCTTCCCCTCATGCTACTTATCAACTTATAGGAGAAACAAGCCTCAAACTATTCACATCATTATTTTTCACAACACATAGACTTCCTCCCTTCTCCGATTTATTGCTTAATGGTTAATTTGAGGGTAGACGTGCATTTTTCAATTTGATAAAGGGTTTCAAGTTCCAATCATTCTCTCCCTCCCTAATTAGtaaaccaaagaaaaaaaaaaaaaaaaaatatatatatatatatatatatatatatatatatatatatatatatatatatatatatgagttaaATTATGGTTAAAAATCTAAACTTTTATGACTTTTGGCGTTTTAgtctaattcttttaattttgaaTCAATTGTCTAGATTTTTAAAATTGAGTGaaattttatctaaatttaaaattaaaattgagagaAGTGTGCCTAATCTGAAGTGGCATTgcatatagtatttttaattgcaCTTATGTAGGTCTCACTTGCCACATAGGATTACTAAACTTCacggtgattaaattaattgggTTAACTATACTTAACTTGACTATAGTTGATAAGCTAACCACAatttacttaactaattaaaataagaaaataaagtaaATTATAAATCCCTAAATACTAGTCAATACAAGGGACAAGAATGCAATCAAAAGGCTCTAACTTACTGTCATTAAAGCTTTGTTAGAGCTCAAAACTGAGTGTGACACCTTTCTCTCCAAATACCCACATCTCTCAGCTCTCTCGCTCACCTCACTAGCCTTACAACCCTCGTTGATACCTTTTCGAAATCCCGTGGTTACAGCTTCCATAATTTCTTGTCTCGTGGAGTCTCCACTCACTTCATCTCCCAAGTCGCTGGGTCGATTAAGTTTGAGATTCATGGTTGGATTAATCGTGAAAGCATACGTCGAGAATTTGACGACTGCATTGAAAGAGACTGTACAGAACGAGGACGAGTTGGTGAGTTTGTTAACTCAGTTTGAGAATTGGCTCTTACAAGGGTTCAATAGCGAGTTACAAGATTTGGTTCTTAAATCTAAGATTATTTTGTTGCTTGAAAAAATCATCTACAATCCCAATTAATCGAAGAGGATTCAAGAACAGTGCACTTTTGTTGTTGCAACTTGAGTCAATCTAATAAATATGTGTTAAGCAGTGACTTGACTCTTAATTATTAAGAATGCTTTAGTCATGAAGAATTTACAAGCTAAGAAGTTGTCTTCATCtcatcaataaaataataataaatctacTTTGGCTCTACAAACTTGAGAAACGCAATGAATTGCTGCCAAGTAATCTTTGATTTGGTCAAAGATTTCAACTTTAGTTTGGAAAGTAGGAAAGTGCAAGCTGTGCAATTATTGCCAACTTTGGCAATTAATTTGAGCTGACTTCTTAAGCCTATATAAAGGAGATTAATCTCTAGTTTAGGTATAACCTAGTTTTGAGAGTATAGCCCAATTTTGTgagaaagaaaaattagagagaatttttttttgtaaGGTTTTGGATTTAATTGGGTTTGAGGTTTTGAGTGATTTGTGAGAGAGAAAAATACTTAGTGCTTTTAATTATTATTCTCATATTAGAGTATTTATTTGTGGAGTAAGCTTACTCTGAACTACTTGAAGTTTTATATTCTTTAATTGTGAGTTATTATTTTctcaacaaattggtatcagagccaaagtTTGGGAGATACAAAAATAATGAGCATAAAATTTGTGATGGAGCCATTTGATGGAAAAAATAATTTCGGCTTGTGGCAAAGTACTATGAATGATGTCCTTGTATAGTAAGGATTAATTAAGGCTTTAAATGAGAAGCAACTGGTGATTATCAAAGATGATAATTTGGAGGAATTTAAACAAAGAGCAGTGAGTATGATTAGATTGACGTTAGCCCCTGATGTGAAGTATAATATTTTAAAGGAGACTTCATTAGTTGCTTTGTGGAAGAAGCTGGAAAGCCTATACATGCCCAAATCACTCACGAATCACTTGTATTTGAAGAAAGAATTATACCAATTAGGAATGGAGGAAGGTACTAATGTTAGAAATCACCTCAACtgctttaataaattaattacttaattggCTAGTGTTAGTATGAAAATAGATGAAGGTACAGGTGACGACTCTAACAATTGGAAAGAAAACATTGAAGATGAAGGAGGTTACTACAGTTATGTTGGATGATGACAAGTTCAAAACAACAAGTAATAGCGATGCTGGTGGAGCTTTTATTGCGAGTTCTAGTTATGGTAAAAGCTATCCTTGTAGAAATAGTTCGAGAAGAACTAGTAGATCGGGCTCAAGACTACAAGTAGACATTACAGATAAGGAGTGTTACTGCTGTTATCAGAAAGGCCACATTCAATATAATTGTAAGAAGATGAAAGGAGACCTTGAGAGTTCAATGAATTTAAGAAAAGTTGTGGAAAATAAGGAACTACTAGAATTACAACTGATGGAGAAATTGAATGTGATATTTTAAGTGTGGATGATGGTAAGGAAAAGACAAAAGATCTGTTACAAGATGAGTGGTTAATAGATTTTGGTTGTCCTTTTCATATATGCTTAAAGAAGGAGTGGTTTGATAAAATTAAAGTAAAGAAATgagagaaagtaaagttagccAATGATAAGAAGATGGAAGTTGAAGGTGTCAAAACAGTAAAGATTAAGTTACATGGTGATCacgtgaaattatttgatgatgtgagGTACGTTTCTAAGTCTAAAAGGAACTTGATTTCTTTAGTAAAATTGGATTCTCTTGGCTATAGGTGTTCCATTCAAGGTAAAATAATAAGAGTTAGTCGAGGAGCTCTTGTGATTATAAAAGGTGAGCAGCTTGGCATGAGGAATCTTTATAAATTGGAAGGTAGTACAATAGTTGGAAATATGTAAGTTGAACTAAGGGGTAATATTGACGAAAAAGAGTAGAAAGTATTACCCATGCGAAAATTGACTTTTGCAgaaattttaaaagttaattCTATATAATTTGAAAATGCAGAGGATTGGAAAATTTGGTGTAAAAGAATTCAAATCAAGGTGGAGATTTGTTAAGCAGTGACTTGATTCTTAATTATTAGGAATGCTTAGTTATGAAGAATTTGCAAGCTAAGAAGTTGTCTTCAtcttatcaataaaataataataaatctacTTTGGCTCTACAAAGTTGAGAAACACAATGAGTTGCTGCCAAGTAATCTTTGACTTAGTCAAAGATTTCAACTTTAGTTTCGAAAGTAGGAAAGTGCAAGTTGTGCAATTGTTGTCCACTTTGGCAATTAATTTGAGCTGACTTCTTAAGCCTATATAAAGGAGATTGATCTCTAGTTTTAGTGTAACCCAGTTTTGAGAGTGTACCTCAATTTTGTgagaaagaaaaattagagaggATTTTTCTCATGAGGTTTtgggtgtaattgagtttgaaggtttgagtaatttgtgaaaaagaaaaatacttgGTGCTGATAAtcatttttctcataataaaatatttatttataaagtaAATTTATGTCGAAtcactttaaattttgtattcttaAATTGTGAGTTATTATTTTCTTAACAATATGTTTTAGTGGGATGAAAAGAGTCTGCTCTTCATATTTAGGATGCAATTGGATTAAATTGGTGCTTTAATTGTTGGAGATTTCTCTTTCAAGAACCCAAATGCTACACAAACATGTGGTTGTGGTAAATCTTTTGCTGCAGAGACATGAAATCATGTATACAGAACTCTTGCACAATGGATGAGTATGCTTTTTAACAGAAAACTTTGACTTTTTGTATCAACATTCGGGTTGAAGATTTCTCAGCTAATACACAGACAGCATAATGCATAGTTTCTCATCTCTTTTAACAATTAGAACTTCAACTTATCTAGAGTTTTCATGTTACCACTGATTGCTGCAACTTATTATACTTACATAGCCCCGCTACTTCGTTTTCTGCATTCTTGAAATTGGGTCTTTGCAAAGAGGCGGTAGAAGGTGTGGGAGAAAGAATTTACTTCTATTTTACCTTTTTTGGGATTATGGAATTTACATATTTACCCTAGGTAACTTGTTAATCatagtttttttattatttttaaataccaTGCATCAAGTTGGACTCACATAAATATAATTGAAAAAAGGTCACTTGTCATCTCAGTTTAGGCATACTTCCCcacttttaatttcaaatttggataaagtttcactcaattttgaaaatctgaataattaatttaaaattgaaagaaTTTGATTAAAACATCAAAAGTCacaaaaatttagattttttatattatttggccatatatatatatatatatatatatatatatatatatatatatatatatatatatatatatataatcgtgAGAAATTTTGGTTTATACCTAATATATCGTGCATCCAAAATATAACATATATGGTGAGATCTATTTATAAAATAAGTAAAATTTATATGTTTGTATCTTGATTCTATAATTGACTGAGCTAGGTAAATTTTTTCCATCTAATCATTATACGGGTGCTAAAACATTTACATTTAAATGAATCCAAGAAGCACACATACACATATAGCTTTTACCCAAACTAATTTCCTATAATACGATAAGCAGAGTTCATCAAATAATGATCAATAAATGCAACCTGTCATcattatcaaagtcaagattgTAGTGAATACAATTGTGAACAAGTTAATACGATATTTATGGCCTCCACTCTTTATAGGAATTGTTGTGGGCAATGCACACTCTTCTCCATTAAAGAACACCCTCTTAGGGAAACCATCACCTCCAGGTACATTAATCCCAGGAGTTTGCTTTTTGGTGAATGAAATCACTGATTGTTGCTTTCCGGGAACCCTTGGACCTCCTCTAGTCCCATTCACCTCTCCCATCAAGTAATTCAAACCTGGTAAGCCTTGAAGGAAGATTGTCTTGTTGAGCTTATCAAGCTTAGTTCCATTAAAGGAGTATACATTTTCATAGCCAGGATATGCCTTTCCCATTTGGATTGCTGCGAACCAATCTTCAAAAGGAGCATCGTCCCAGTTGAAAAGTGTAATTCTGGCAGTCCATCCGGTCTTGTAATCGGTGTTTAAGTGCCAATTTATGCTCACTGGACAATTATCAGGGCAAGGTCTTGGATTTGGAACTTTCAAGTGCTTGAGTTTAGCCCATGCTATTGCCTTTTGTGTCCTATTCTCAAAAGGTATAAGAAGAGCCTCTGCTGGAAGAAGCATTGCACCTGCCTTTTGGCTGCAACCTGTATCACCCTCGCAGCCACAAGCACAGGTATTGCAAGGGATGACAGATTCATTATAATATGCAGAGAAAGAAACACAACATCTTGACTCTTTCTCCTTGGGACGGCTAATATTGCAGACTATTTGCCAACTAGCAATAGCAGTGCTTGTACCTTGAAGCCCACTTGGATCAGGAAATTCTGTAGGATCTACCCTAATAGGACTACTGCACTTATATTGAGGATTTAGAACCCCATcaatcctccatttatggggtggttCAAGAGCGGTTCTGTTCAGGTTAGGAGGCAACTTATATACTTGCAATTGGAATATGCTTCTAGCTTTGTCTTCATCCATCAAAGTAGGCAAAAGGGTACCATTTTTACAACAATATGGCAACTTCCCAAGTTTTGAGTCATTTTTCATAGCTGGAGGAAGATCGGAGATGATTGGGCTTTTATCACAAGTCACAACGTTGGAGAAATCGAAATCTTGGTAATATTCTCCGGCGGGGCCATAAACACATCGAGCATAGTCTCTCTTTCGAACAAAGGCTCCTCTCATGGAGTAAATGAACTCATCGTTCTTCCAATCCCAGGTTAAGTTCCAATGATCAAGGCGTCCTAATGGATGGTTATTGACCATGGTGACTTGGGCAAGATAGTTGTTCCCATAAGCGTGAAGCACATCATAAGTGAACTCTAGATCGCCGTATTGACGAGGCAAGTACTTGACTGCTTTTTTGGGTTTTGGCTTGAACTTGGGATCCTTCTTGCAACATACTTGCATATAAGTTTTAcctaaaattcaaaataaattttaaagatcTAGTTTTACTTAATTATTTCCTTCAAGCATTTGCAGGTTTAGTCTGTGATGGGTGCATTTTTAAATTTAAGCAAAAACCCATATTGAAGtcctttaattaattattttttttttaattttttgtcacATATGAGTTTTTACGGCAGCCATAAGTTAACCTTCCTAGTTTTGAAAAAATGGAAATAAAGACATTTTCAAGGAAGAAAACTATCTTTCTTGTTGTACTAGCAAGTTTCAAGaactaaaaacaaaaaaaaaatacttagaaTAAACACATTTTCTTACAAATCTTAAACTATAGATTTAACATACTCCTTTGTTGTATGTAAAACTTTTTTCTTTTATCTAAGTTGGTCTACATAGACGTAATATATGTACAATGGGATTTACCTAATAAATATGAGAGTTTCATATATTTGTGTCTTGGACTGGATATAGGTAAGAATTTCCCAATTCCACGTAACATGCAAATTATAGGCACCGTGATTAATTTTTTTGGTTCAATATTTGGCTGGAAATAAGTTCAAGATTTTACAGCTTTTTTGGTTCATTTGAAAGCTACTTTAGTTGAACAATGATTAATTTGATAATCATGCATGGTCATGGATTTATGTATGTGTTAAAAAGAATAAAACTagctaataattataaataaaactaGCTAATAATTATAACTACCTCTCATAGTTGCTTTGGCACACTTGTAACCATTGTTAACTAGCTTAATGATTGACGGCATTGGCACCCCCGGtggtttcaccccaaattgagtGCCGGTGATATCTATTTGCGCAGAAATCTGGGTGAAATCTCCAGCAGTCTCAATTGAGGTTTTTAAGTCAGCCTGTGAACCTCCAGCAAAGGTTGTCCCATTGCTAGCATCCACAGGGAAATCATCGGAATCCACAATGGTTGCACCAGTGGCTGAAACCAAAGTTTCTTTATGTTGAAAGCCTACAAACATTTGCCATGCCTTGACTTCATATTCTCCAGTATTGACTATGGTTGCCGAAGACTTGAACGCCCATGCCTGAGCTGTTGCATTCTTTATGTGTGGATACTCTTTatctcgagaagtgaaagaataGGTCAGAAACACCCCATTGCAGTTGCTCAGGCCGGGTGGCGGGGCAGCAGGAGTGTCATAGTCGTTGTTCGTTTGAGCATAGCTAATATTTAAGAAAGAAGATGCAAATGATATGAATAGTAGCATCCTCAAATGGCAGGAAACCTCCATTCCTACCTTTGCCTTCATTTCTTTGGGTGGTAGCTGTGATGGTTGTGGTGCGGCGGCGGCAATAGTTTTGCCGCGTTCGAAAAGGAACGCGGCAGCAAAAGATGGAGGAATGGGGAATCACAGAGAAGGGAAACCATTTTAGAGTTTGATATGGTAAGATTATAAATTggaagagaaaggaagaagaatgaGTCAACCTGAATTCTCTTCCTCTAGTTTTGGTGGAGAAAGATAGTAGTTTTTTCTGGAAAAGGCAAAGTAGTTATTTTTGGATCATCTTTCCTATAAGAGATTACAGGTATACATCACATAGATTCTATAAAATGGAGGGTTCATATTTCACCATTGTA contains these protein-coding regions:
- the LOC110653795 gene encoding COBRA-like protein 10; translation: MKAKVGMEVSCHLRMLLFISFASSFLNISYAQTNNDYDTPAAPPPGLSNCNGVFLTYSFTSRDKEYPHIKNATAQAWAFKSSATIVNTGEYEVKAWQMFVGFQHKETLVSATGATIVDSDDFPVDASNGTTFAGGSQADLKTSIETAGDFTQISAQIDITGTQFGVKPPGVPMPSIIKLVNNGYKCAKATMRGSKTYMQVCCKKDPKFKPKPKKAVKYLPRQYGDLEFTYDVLHAYGNNYLAQVTMVNNHPLGRLDHWNLTWDWKNDEFIYSMRGAFVRKRDYARCVYGPAGEYYQDFDFSNVVTCDKSPIISDLPPAMKNDSKLGKLPYCCKNGTLLPTLMDEDKARSIFQLQVYKLPPNLNRTALEPPHKWRIDGVLNPQYKCSSPIRVDPTEFPDPSGLQGTSTAIASWQIVCNISRPKEKESRCCVSFSAYYNESVIPCNTCACGCEGDTGCSQKAGAMLLPAEALLIPFENRTQKAIAWAKLKHLKVPNPRPCPDNCPVSINWHLNTDYKTGWTARITLFNWDDAPFEDWFAAIQMGKAYPGYENVYSFNGTKLDKLNKTIFLQGLPGLNYLMGEVNGTRGGPRVPGKQQSVISFTKKQTPGINVPGGDGFPKRVFFNGEECALPTTIPIKSGGHKYRINLFTIVFTTILTLIMMTGCIY